The bacterium DNA window CTTCAACTGGCACCCGCTGACGTGGCTCTCGCACATGGCCGACGTCTCGCTGTTCGGCCTGGACCCGCGAGGACACCACCTCGTGAACGTGCTCCTGCACGCGGCGAACACCGCGCTGCTCTTCCTGCTGCTGCGCGCGCTCACCGGCACGCTCTGGCCCCCGGCGCTCGTCGCGGCCCTCTTCGCCGCGCACCCACTGCACGTCGAGTCCGTCGCCTGGGTCTCCGAGCGCAAGGACCTGCTCTCCACGCTCCTGGGGCTCGCGACCCTCGCGGCGTACCTGCGGCACCTGCGGCGGCCCGGACGCTGGAGCCTGCTGCCGGTGCTTGCGACCTTCGTCCTCGGGCTGCTGGCCAAGCCGATGCTCGTCGGGCTGCCGCTGCTGATGCTCGTCCTCGACTTCTGGCCGCTCGGCCGGCTGCGCGGGCCGCGTGCGCGCCTCCTGCTCGAGAAGCTCCCGCTCCTGGCACTGGCCGCGCCCGCGGCCGCGCTGACCTACGTCGCGCAGGTTCGCGGCGGGGCGCTCAAGGGGCTGCAGGGGGTCGAGCTGCCGGCGCGCGCCGCGAACGCCCTGGCCGCCTACGGCTGGTACGCGGCGAAGGCGCTCTGGCCCGCGGGCCTGGCGATCTTCTACCCCTATCCCGACCCGTCGGGCGCGAGGCTCTGGTGGCGGGCGCTCGCCGCGGCCCTGGGGCTGGCCCTGGCCACGGCGCTGGCGCTGCGCCTCGCGCGGCGGGCGCCGTTCCTGCTCGCCGGCTGGCTCTGGTACGTCGCGACGCTCCTGCCGGTCGTCGGGCTCGTCCAGGCCGGGCTGCAGGCGGTCGCGGACCGCTACACCTACCTGCCGCTGACGGGGCTCTTCCTCGCCGCGGTGTGGGGAGCCGCGGCCATCGCGCCACGGCGACGGCGCGCCGCGGCCCTGGCGCCCGTTGCGTGCGCGCTGGCGCTGGCGGCGTTCGCAGGCGCGACGCGCGTGCAGCTCGGCGTCTGGCACGACAGCGTCGCCCTCTTCGAGCACGCCCTGGCGGTCACGAAGGACAATTTCGTCGCGGAGCTCAACCTCTCCGCGGCGCTCAGGGACCAGGGGCGCGCCGCCGAGGCCGACCGGCACTTCCAAAACTGGGCACGGATCAGGCGGGCGCAGGGCAAGGGGCACCCGTGACGCCGGCGACCCGCCCTACTCGCCGATGATCTTCACCAGCGCGCGCTTGCGCCGGCGGCCGTCGAACTCGCCGTAGAAGATCTGCTCCCAGGGCCCGAAGTCGAGCTTCCCGCCGGTCACGGCCACGACGGCCTCGCGCCCCATGAGCGAGCGCTTGAGGTGCGCATCCGCGTTGTCCTCGCCGGTGTTGTGCCGGTACTGGGAGACCGGCTCGTGCGGTGCGAGCTTCTCGAGCCAGGCCTGGAAGTCGCCGAGCAGGCCGCGCTCGTCGTCGTTGACGAAGACCGAGGCGGTGATGTGCATCGCGTTGACCAGCACGAGGCCCTCGCGCACGCCGCTCTCGCGCAGGCACTCCTCGACCTGCGGCGTGATGTTGACGAACCCCACGCGGGCGGGAATCTCGAACCACAGCTCCTTGCGGTAGGACTTCATAGCGCCCCCCCCTCGCGACGGCCCGTCGCCTGTCCTCGGCTGGCGCGGGATGATAGCGCCGAACGCCGGCGCGATCCAGCGCGGCGCGCTACAATGCGTCCACCACAACGGGTGGGGAGGGACCGTGAAGAGAACCGTCGCCGCCGCCGTGCTCACGCTCGTGGTCGCCGCAATCGCGGCCGTTGCGCCCGCCGCCGCCGTGGCCGCCGCCGAGGTCACCCTCGCCGGGACGCTGTCCGTCGTCTGGGGCGACCCCACCCCCGACGAGGGCGGCGGCCCGCGCGTGCTCTTCTTCCTCGCCCTGCCCTCCGGGGAGACGGTGCGGCTCGACCCCGGCCCCCGCGCGGCGGCCGTCGAGGCGTCGATGGCCGGGCGCGCCGGGCGGCCGGTGACGGTGAGCGGTGCCTGGGCCGAGTCGTTGCGCGGTCCTGGCGAGGCTGCGGTCTTCGCGGTGTCCGGTTTCTTCGGCCCGGAGGCGCCGGAAGGAGACGCGGGCGCGCAGCTCGCCGGCTCCCAGCCCTTCGTGAGCATCATGTGCAAGTTCGCCGACGTCGCCGCGGAGCCACGGGACCAGTCGTATTTCCAGCTGCTCTATGAGCCGCTGCTCGACAACTTCTGGCGGGAGGTTTCCTACGACCGTATCAACATCACGGGCAGCGCCTCGTTCGGCTGGTTCACGCTGCCGCAACCGCGCTCCGCCTACGTCTACGACAGGAACGGCGACGGCGCGGACGAGGCGGACCTCAACCTCCTCGCGGCCGACTGCACGGCCGCGGCCGACTCTTCCGTCTGGTTCCCCACCTACGTTGGGATCAACATGATGTTCAACGAGACCCTCGACTGCTGCGCGTGGGGCGGCGGCGGCGGACTCACCCTCGACGGCGTCTCCCGCTTCTGGTCGCTGACGTGGGAGCCGCCGTGGGCCTACGGGCACCTCAGCGTCATCGCGCACGAGATGGGGCACGGGTTCGGACTGCCGCACTCCTCGGGGATGTACGGGAACGTCTACGACAACGTCTGGGACGTGATGAGCGCGGACGGGCTGCGGCTGACGCACCAATGCGTTCCCGATCCGACCTGGGGCTGCACCCCTCAGCACACGAACAGCGACTTCAAGAACCGGCTCGACTGGATACCGTCCGCCCGGCGGCTCACCGTGACCGGCTATCCGCGCGTCATCAGGCTCGAGAAGTCCGCGCGGCCGGGTCCCTACGGCTACCTCAGCGCCCGGATTCCGGTGTCGCACGGCACCTGGGTCGCCGAGTCGCGCCTCCGCGGCGGCTACGACTGGGTTCTGCCGCGCAACGGGGTGATCATGCACCTCGTCGATGCCTCGTTCGGGCCGGGCGCCTACGTCTATGACGCCACCTTGAATGCGGACACGGCCGACTCCGGCGCGGCCTGGACGCCCGGGGAGACCTTCAGCGACCCCGGGGACAGTCTCTTCGTGACCGTCAACAACGCCTATGCGAGCGGCTACCAGGTGACGATCGACAACCACGCGCCGTCGCCCGACGACCTCGGCGGGGCGGTGCGGCTGCGTTCGCTGGCCGCCGTGAGCGGGGTGCGGTTGAGCGTCGCCACCAGCGGCTATGCCTACACGATCGTGACCGACAAGGCCGGACGCTACCGCCTGTTCCTGCTCCCCGCCGGCCTCTACACCGTCAGGCCGTCGAAGGCGGGGTATCGCTTCATCCCCTCGTCCCGGACCGTCGCCATCGGCGCCGGGGACCGGTTGAGCGTGAGCTTCACGGCGGTCCCCCTCTAGGCGGCAGCCCGCCGCGCACGAGCAGGGCCGCGTCCCCCAGCCGCTCCCGCGCCTCTGCCGAGCCCGGGTCCTGGCGCGCCGCCGCCTCGTAGGCCGCCAAGGCCTCGTCGCCGCGGCCGAGATCGAGGAGGGCACGGCCGAGCCCCCAGTACGCGGGCAGGAACGCGGGCATGCGGCGCACCACCTCTTCGAACAGCGCGAGCGACTCCTGCGGCCGCCCGTCCCGGCGCAGCGCGGTCCCGAGCATGTAGACGGGGTACCAGTGGCGCCCCGTCGCCGCGACCGCCTGCCCGAACAGCGCCTCGTCCGTCCGCCACGCGGCGATCCTTGCGCGGGTCGCGCCCGCGAAGACGACGACGACGAGGGCCGCGCAGATGGCGAGCGCCCGCGCGGCAGCGCGGCGCCCCCGCACCGCCTCCGCCGCGAGCCAGACCGCCGCGAGGACCAGTCCGACCAGGGGCAGATAGGTGTAGCGGTCTGCCATGCTCTGCCACCCGACCTGCACCAGGCCCAGCATGGGGAGCACCGCCGCCAGGTACCACGCGCCGCCGGCGGCCAGCCACGGCTTCGCCCGCGCCAGCCGCCAGGCCGCGAGCGCACCGACGGCCAGCAGCAGGACGGCGACGGCAACCGCCGCCAGCGGCACCATAGGGCCCGGGTGGAGGTAGATGACCGAGAGCGTCGCCGGCCAGAGCGCCTTCGCCGGGTAGACGGCGAGCGCCACCGCGGCGTTCGCCAGCCGCCACGGGACGGAGAGCGTCGCGAAGCTCATCATCGATCCTGCCGCTCCCTGGGCGAGGAACGCGGCCCCGGTCGTGATCGCCGCCGCGGCGGCCAGCGGGACCTTCTCGCCGAGGACCGCCCGGACGGACGGGCCGCCCGTCGCAGCGGGTCCTGCGTGGGGACCGAGGCGGCCGAGCGGCCACCAGTCCAGGACCAGCAGGAGCAGCGGCAGCGCCACCGCGCTCGGCTTGGCGAGCATGGCCAGGACGGCGAGGCCGACGACCGCGGCGTGGCGCAGCCGTCCCGGGCGCCGCGCGTACCGGCAGTGGGCGAGCATGGCCATCAGCGTCAGGCAGCCGGCGAGCACGTCCTTGCGCTCGGCGACCCACGCCACCGACTCGACGCGCAGCGGGTGCAGCGCGAAGAGCGCGGCCGCCGACAGGCTCCGCCCAAGCATCCCGGTCGCCCCGGACAGCAGCAGGAGCAGCAGGCCGGCGTTGAGCGCGTGGAAGAGGACGTTCACGGCGTGGTGGCCGCGCGCATCCAGGCCGAAGAGGTCGACGTCGAGCATGTGGGACACCCACGTCAGCGGATGCCAGTTGCTCGCGCGCGTCTCCGTGAAGGCCCGGCGGACGCCGTCCCACGTGAGCCCCGCCAGGACCACGGCATTGTCGGTGACGTAGTCGGGGTCGTCGAGCGCCGAGAACCCGCCGTCCGCCGCGGGCAGGAAGACGACCGCCGTGACGGCCGCCAGGAGCAGCGCCGCCAGGAGGCGATCCCGCGCCCTCATCGTGACGGACCCGGCACGGTCGCCGGCCGGGGCGACTGGATGTTCCCGCAGCTCATGGGCACGGTTACGGTACGCCGGGCGCCCGTCGCCGCGCAAGCCATGCCGGCCCCAAGAATGGGGCAATCCCTCCATGGCGGCGCGGGCCGGCAGCCTCCATTTTCTCCCCATCGGCGGGACGCCGCGAGGACGGCTTCCGCTCCCGAGCGAAAACGTCGAGCAACCGGAGGGGACCCGGGCGAGGTGGATGTGTGCGCTTCGGCTGCGGAGGAGGCCGGGCGGAGCGTCCCCGGAAGAATGATGCCGGGCGATTCCCGGCGGGGCACAAACGTAGAGAGGAGGCATATCATGCGCACGAAGAAACGGGTGGTGCAGTTCATCGCGATTGTCGCAGCAGTTCTGGCCCTCGGCGCACCGGCGTTCGCCGACGTCCCCGGGGAGGTCGAGGTCTACGGGACGATCGAGGCGGTCGTCACGACGGCGCCGATGAGCATCACCGTCGCGGGTGTCACCCTTGCCGTCGACGCCACGACGCTGCTCTTCGACCAGACGCACACGCCGGTCGCCGCCTTCACCGACCCGCCCTTCTCCGTCGGCGCGACCGTCGAGGTCCAGGGCGTGCAGCTCGCGGCCGGGGGCGCCCAGGCCACCGAGATCCAGCTCGAGACCGGCCTGCAGCTCCAGGACGTCGACCTGCGGGGCGCCATCGACACCATCGGGGCCAGCAGCTTCACCGTGGCGGGGCTGACGATCGTGGTCGACGCGAACACGGCCATCATCGGCACGAACGACCTCCCGGCGACCTTCGCCGACCTGGCGGTCGGGAAGATCGTCGAGATCCAGGGCAACACGCAGGCCGACGGCAGCATCCTCGCGACGCGGGTCAAGATCGAGGACGCCACGGACGTGAGCAGCGTCGACGTGCAGGCGCGCGTGGACGGGCTCGGCGACACCTTCATCGTGGAGGCGAACGAGCGGTACATCGTCACGCCGATGACGCAGTTCTTCGGCAGGCGCGACGCGCTGATCTCCTTCGCCGAGCTGCACCGCGGCGACCTGGCCGCCATCCAGGGCGTGATCCGCAACGGCGCCCTCGTGGCCGAGAAGGTGCGGGCAAACGTCACGGCGGAGGTCGGGCTGCACGCGATCGGCGTCATCAGGGCGAAGACCGCGACCTCCATCACCGTGGCCGGCAGGGTCTACAAGGTGCCGCGCGGCACCGAGGTCCTGAGCCGGACGGGGATGCGCATGCGCTTCGCGGGCCTCAAGGTCGGCATGATGGTCAACATCGAGTACGTGCGGTTCGGCACGATCCGCGTCGCCCGGGAGATCAAGATGATGTAGCGACTCCCGCCGCACGGCAGCTGTTGCGGCCCCCCCCCCCCATCAGGGGCCGCAGCACGGAGCCCTCCCCCCGGAGTCCCCACCGGGGGGAGGGTTTTTTGTCCCGGCTACCTCTGGGCTCCCCCGACCGGTCCCCCCTGGCTCTCCACTCCCGCAGCCGTGCGACGACGAAGGTGGGCGTACACCCGAGGGTCGACGGTGTCGATGATCAGCCGACGCACCGCGGGACCCGGGGACGATGTGGTTTGGCTTCCCGACGGAGGTCTGCGGGCAGGGAAGCCGCGCCCGGCGCGGTCGCTACTGGATCGAGGGCGGTTGCCGCTGCTGCAGCATCGCGTGGAACTTTGCGGCGCGGAGCTGGACGAGGGACTGGCGGGCGGCAGGCGCCGCGCCGGACCTCTCGATCGCGGTCACCGCGAGAGGCGAGACCCCAGGCGCCGCGGGAGGCGCGCCGATGACGCCCTCGGGGAGGGCCTGGACAGAGGTTCGGAGAGCCCCGGCAGCGGTGGGCCGACCCTTCTCCCCCACCAGGATCTCCGACCGCATCCCGACCCGCTCCACGATGATCCGGTCGGACCGGACCTCGCACAGGACGGTGCCGTCGGCGAATGCATCGCCCTCGCGCATCACCCCGATCACACCGGTCGGATCGAACAGGGCCAATGAACGTCCCCCGTCCACGATGAGGGTGCCGGTCAGCGTCGCAGAGAGAGTGATGTCGAGGGGTGTGGCCGCACCTCCGGCGCCGGTCACGCACCTCGGCTCGGCGGCGGAGGCGCAGACCACCGACGTGGC harbors:
- a CDS encoding secondary thiamine-phosphate synthase enzyme YjbQ — translated: MKSYRKELWFEIPARVGFVNITPQVEECLRESGVREGLVLVNAMHITASVFVNDDERGLLGDFQAWLEKLAPHEPVSQYRHNTGEDNADAHLKRSLMGREAVVAVTGGKLDFGPWEQIFYGEFDGRRRKRALVKIIGE
- a CDS encoding carboxypeptidase regulatory-like domain-containing protein, with amino-acid sequence MKRTVAAAVLTLVVAAIAAVAPAAAVAAAEVTLAGTLSVVWGDPTPDEGGGPRVLFFLALPSGETVRLDPGPRAAAVEASMAGRAGRPVTVSGAWAESLRGPGEAAVFAVSGFFGPEAPEGDAGAQLAGSQPFVSIMCKFADVAAEPRDQSYFQLLYEPLLDNFWREVSYDRINITGSASFGWFTLPQPRSAYVYDRNGDGADEADLNLLAADCTAAADSSVWFPTYVGINMMFNETLDCCAWGGGGGLTLDGVSRFWSLTWEPPWAYGHLSVIAHEMGHGFGLPHSSGMYGNVYDNVWDVMSADGLRLTHQCVPDPTWGCTPQHTNSDFKNRLDWIPSARRLTVTGYPRVIRLEKSARPGPYGYLSARIPVSHGTWVAESRLRGGYDWVLPRNGVIMHLVDASFGPGAYVYDATLNADTADSGAAWTPGETFSDPGDSLFVTVNNAYASGYQVTIDNHAPSPDDLGGAVRLRSLAAVSGVRLSVATSGYAYTIVTDKAGRYRLFLLPAGLYTVRPSKAGYRFIPSSRTVAIGAGDRLSVSFTAVPL
- a CDS encoding tetratricopeptide repeat protein, with translation MRARDRLLAALLLAAVTAVVFLPAADGGFSALDDPDYVTDNAVVLAGLTWDGVRRAFTETRASNWHPLTWVSHMLDVDLFGLDARGHHAVNVLFHALNAGLLLLLLSGATGMLGRSLSAAALFALHPLRVESVAWVAERKDVLAGCLTLMAMLAHCRYARRPGRLRHAAVVGLAVLAMLAKPSAVALPLLLLVLDWWPLGRLGPHAGPAATGGPSVRAVLGEKVPLAAAAAITTGAAFLAQGAAGSMMSFATLSVPWRLANAAVALAVYPAKALWPATLSVIYLHPGPMVPLAAVAVAVLLLAVGALAAWRLARAKPWLAAGGAWYLAAVLPMLGLVQVGWQSMADRYTYLPLVGLVLAAVWLAAEAVRGRRAAARALAICAALVVVVFAGATRARIAAWRTDEALFGQAVAATGRHWYPVYMLGTALRRDGRPQESLALFEEVVRRMPAFLPAYWGLGRALLDLGRGDEALAAYEAAARQDPGSAEARERLGDAALLVRGGLPPRGGPP
- a CDS encoding DUF5666 domain-containing protein, whose translation is MRTKKRVVQFIAIVAAVLALGAPAFADVPGEVEVYGTIEAVVTTAPMSITVAGVTLAVDATTLLFDQTHTPVAAFTDPPFSVGATVEVQGVQLAAGGAQATEIQLETGLQLQDVDLRGAIDTIGASSFTVAGLTIVVDANTAIIGTNDLPATFADLAVGKIVEIQGNTQADGSILATRVKIEDATDVSSVDVQARVDGLGDTFIVEANERYIVTPMTQFFGRRDALISFAELHRGDLAAIQGVIRNGALVAEKVRANVTAEVGLHAIGVIRAKTATSITVAGRVYKVPRGTEVLSRTGMRMRFAGLKVGMMVNIEYVRFGTIRVAREIKMM